A section of the Sedimentisphaera cyanobacteriorum genome encodes:
- a CDS encoding ABC transporter ATP-binding protein — MSNSFLNIDNISYSYSGSSWRLDSISLDISKGDFIGIAGANGSGKSTLLKIAAGILKPDNGRILLEDQSITKIPRRELARKIGYLPQQVNSAFEFTVKEVVLMGRFCHSKGLGLTTAEDRKIADHCMNATETLTFRDRSINELSSGERQRVLLASVLAQQPDIMLLDEPVTGLDLHHQISFFNLLAEFSKKGMTIITITHDLNLASQFCDKILLLDKGKKEIYDSVEKAFERLGQMNAYSDNISIFRHPHNQKPALLPYYNFSEESA, encoded by the coding sequence ATGAGTAACTCATTTCTAAATATTGATAATATCAGTTACTCATATTCAGGCTCATCCTGGAGGCTGGATAGTATTAGCCTGGATATAAGTAAAGGTGATTTTATAGGTATTGCAGGAGCCAACGGTTCAGGCAAAAGCACTTTATTAAAAATAGCCGCAGGTATATTGAAGCCTGATAATGGCAGGATACTTCTTGAAGATCAATCCATTACAAAAATCCCAAGAAGAGAACTTGCCCGAAAAATTGGGTACCTGCCTCAACAGGTTAATTCCGCATTTGAGTTCACTGTTAAAGAAGTCGTTTTAATGGGTCGTTTCTGCCACTCAAAAGGTTTAGGGTTAACTACGGCAGAGGATAGAAAAATAGCAGATCACTGTATGAATGCGACCGAAACATTGACTTTTAGAGACAGGTCCATCAATGAATTGTCAAGTGGTGAACGCCAGAGAGTTTTACTTGCGTCAGTTTTAGCTCAGCAGCCAGATATCATGTTGCTGGATGAACCGGTAACAGGGCTGGATCTACATCATCAGATTTCATTTTTTAATTTGCTTGCAGAGTTCAGTAAAAAAGGTATGACCATTATTACAATCACTCATGATCTGAATCTGGCGAGTCAATTCTGTGACAAAATTCTTTTATTGGATAAGGGTAAAAAAGAAATTTATGATTCGGTCGAAAAGGCCTTTGAACGTCTCGGCCAAATGAATGCTTATTCTGATAATATTTCGATTTTCAGACATCCGCACAATCAGAAACCTGCATTATTGCCATATTACAATTTTAGCGAGGAGTCTGCCTGA
- a CDS encoding sigma-70 family RNA polymerase sigma factor encodes MADFKTDKIKELLADVRFSPIRVKLEMLEKAESLYFLLDSGKQYPYEFVCSKITGYNPGGEGEIEILEGSSVQADVRLFVLELSKTVSQPAAMLNHPAYSIASLSEMLGVSDKTIRRWKRFGLIVRYLVFEDGIKKLAITQQAFEHFKKQNPEIITKASNFNRLSEEERKQILELSKQLKEKRPEIARSKAAELISEKMHRSFETIRSSLQNAEQSEQSNIYLPRKGRVNSKIQKQISELYAGGESVGDICKMLGCSRSSVYRAINRSKAKRIEAVELGFVDSPDFQKPAQMKKIEEKKIFLPSHVEVSTSPDDVNRYISRINRIKPATRDHELEMFKKYNCLKKLHQQEKKTLNLSSPSGKKLQKMQSRLEEIGRIKHAVFQSNLRVVINIAAKHIGKHISFAELISEGNMALFRAIEGYDYTKGFRFSTYAGWAVVRSFARITPSDSLPLEDSMHTDMRNVDVSSVPVVEQAGRDLDEVISANLDPKEQFVVKSHYGLDDPSLIKKKKKTLKQIGKELGVSQETARQIELKALQKLRHCLSVDMFDKLLK; translated from the coding sequence ATGGCTGATTTCAAAACGGACAAAATCAAAGAACTGCTTGCAGATGTACGCTTCTCGCCGATACGGGTGAAGCTGGAGATGCTCGAGAAAGCCGAATCGCTATACTTCCTCCTCGATTCCGGCAAGCAGTATCCTTATGAATTTGTCTGCAGCAAGATAACAGGCTACAACCCGGGCGGAGAGGGCGAAATCGAGATCCTCGAAGGCAGCAGTGTTCAGGCGGATGTGAGGCTGTTTGTCCTTGAGCTCAGCAAAACAGTAAGCCAGCCTGCGGCAATGCTTAATCACCCGGCATATTCGATTGCCTCGCTCTCTGAGATGCTCGGAGTGAGCGATAAAACAATCCGGCGATGGAAAAGGTTCGGGCTTATAGTCAGATACCTCGTATTTGAAGACGGCATCAAGAAGCTCGCCATTACTCAGCAGGCCTTCGAACATTTCAAAAAGCAGAATCCGGAGATAATAACAAAGGCCTCCAACTTCAACAGGCTTTCAGAAGAAGAGAGAAAACAAATCCTCGAGCTTTCAAAACAGCTCAAAGAAAAACGTCCTGAGATCGCAAGGAGCAAAGCTGCCGAGCTGATATCTGAAAAAATGCACCGAAGCTTTGAAACAATCAGAAGCAGCCTTCAAAACGCAGAACAAAGCGAGCAAAGCAATATCTATCTCCCGAGAAAGGGCAGGGTAAACAGTAAAATCCAGAAACAGATCAGCGAGCTGTATGCCGGCGGGGAGAGCGTAGGCGATATCTGCAAGATGCTCGGATGCAGCCGTTCCAGCGTGTACAGGGCAATCAATCGAAGCAAGGCAAAGAGGATTGAAGCTGTAGAGCTGGGTTTTGTTGATTCACCTGATTTCCAAAAACCCGCTCAGATGAAAAAAATCGAAGAGAAAAAGATATTTCTGCCTTCACACGTTGAGGTGAGCACATCTCCTGATGATGTGAACAGATATATCAGCAGGATAAACAGAATAAAGCCTGCAACAAGAGACCATGAACTCGAGATGTTCAAGAAATACAACTGTTTGAAAAAGCTTCACCAGCAGGAAAAGAAAACGCTTAATCTTTCCTCGCCTTCAGGGAAGAAGCTTCAGAAAATGCAGAGCAGACTCGAAGAGATAGGCAGGATAAAGCATGCTGTTTTTCAGTCTAATCTGAGGGTGGTTATAAATATAGCCGCTAAGCATATCGGCAAACATATTTCTTTTGCTGAACTGATAAGCGAGGGGAATATGGCTCTTTTCAGGGCGATTGAAGGCTACGACTACACAAAGGGCTTTCGATTCTCAACGTATGCCGGCTGGGCGGTGGTGCGGAGCTTCGCAAGAATTACGCCTTCTGATTCGCTGCCTCTGGAGGATTCGATGCATACGGATATGAGGAATGTGGATGTAAGCTCTGTGCCTGTGGTTGAGCAGGCGGGGCGGGATCTCGATGAGGTTATATCGGCAAATCTCGATCCGAAGGAGCAGTTTGTAGTGAAGAGCCATTACGGCCTCGACGACCCCTCACTGATTAAGAAAAAGAAGAAAACGCTCAAGCAGATTGGGAAAGAGCTCGGCGTAAGCCAGGAAACCGCAAGACAAATCGAGCTGAAAGCCCTGCAGAAACTCCGCCACTGCCTGTCCGTGGATATGTTCGATAAACTGCTCAAATAG
- a CDS encoding DUF5372 family protein, giving the protein MSTAPDGNDQVRYCTITHPFHPLYDTKIQIVSLKQTWGEDRVFYRQEDGRLTSIPACWTSIYEPHPFNFISQGRSAFRFRELLELVGLIDDFMVEGK; this is encoded by the coding sequence ATGTCAACTGCACCCGATGGGAACGATCAGGTGCGATATTGCACGATCACCCATCCTTTTCATCCTTTGTACGACACAAAGATTCAGATCGTTTCGCTTAAGCAAACCTGGGGCGAAGATCGAGTATTTTATCGTCAGGAAGATGGGCGATTGACATCCATACCTGCTTGCTGGACAAGCATTTATGAACCTCATCCATTTAATTTCATCTCTCAAGGCCGCAGTGCTTTCCGGTTCAGGGAACTACTTGAACTCGTTGGGCTAATCGATGATTTCATGGTGGAGGGCAAATAA
- a CDS encoding FecCD family ABC transporter permease: protein MTRKNIIAASSCGFCLYLLFAITVILFCPLVGAESLDIKLILQDIRGGNIHQIDTDIFIYQRLPRVLLAFITGAALAVAGNTFQIILRNPLVTPYTLGVTGGSAVGAYLAIAFPAISGILGKAGSVQLMSMAGAGVIGLLIYTASRRKAGLSMYTMLLAGVTISIMCGAFIILIRYLTKPHLLVSLDRWTMGRLDIVGFDNFYSIIPLVVIALAMIGYHVRSLNHISLGDEMAMGHGVDVACVQKYCFIGGSIATAAVVSAAGPIGFIGLIVPHVTRKISGFDNRIVMFGCFCLGGAFLVLCDAIARTLIAPTEIPVGVITALIGGPCFIYLLIKR from the coding sequence ATGACAAGGAAAAATATCATAGCAGCAAGTTCCTGCGGTTTTTGCCTATATCTATTATTTGCGATTACTGTAATTCTTTTTTGCCCTTTGGTTGGTGCCGAATCACTGGATATAAAATTAATTCTTCAGGATATACGAGGTGGAAATATACACCAGATCGACACCGATATTTTTATATATCAAAGACTGCCGCGTGTGCTTCTCGCATTTATAACAGGAGCAGCCTTAGCTGTTGCAGGCAATACTTTTCAGATAATTCTTCGCAATCCACTGGTTACGCCATATACGCTTGGTGTAACTGGTGGTTCTGCGGTCGGTGCTTATCTAGCTATTGCATTTCCGGCCATAAGCGGAATACTCGGAAAAGCAGGATCGGTACAACTAATGTCGATGGCTGGAGCAGGAGTAATCGGTTTGCTTATTTACACTGCTTCACGTCGTAAAGCGGGGCTATCAATGTACACGATGCTTTTAGCCGGTGTTACAATAAGCATCATGTGCGGGGCATTTATAATACTCATTCGATACCTGACCAAACCCCATTTGCTCGTTTCACTTGACAGATGGACCATGGGAAGACTTGATATTGTTGGCTTTGACAATTTTTATTCGATTATTCCGTTGGTTGTGATTGCTCTGGCAATGATAGGATATCATGTCCGAAGTCTTAATCATATTTCACTCGGTGATGAAATGGCTATGGGGCACGGAGTTGATGTGGCTTGCGTTCAGAAATATTGTTTTATAGGTGGCTCTATTGCTACCGCTGCTGTTGTCTCAGCAGCCGGGCCAATTGGTTTTATCGGTTTGATCGTTCCCCACGTCACAAGAAAGATATCCGGCTTTGATAATAGAATTGTTATGTTTGGCTGTTTTTGCCTTGGGGGTGCTTTTCTTGTTTTGTGTGATGCAATAGCCAGAACGCTTATCGCTCCAACCGAAATACCGGTGGGCGTCATCACGGCTCTTATCGGCGGACCATGTTTTATATACTTATTGATTAAAAGATAA
- the cobU gene encoding bifunctional adenosylcobinamide kinase/adenosylcobinamide-phosphate guanylyltransferase — translation MNQIIFVTGGARSGKSSFALDCASKYKNRVFIATAKAIDKEMSDRIQAHKNQRGSDYKTIEKPVNLSQAISDLENNVEIAVIDCLTVWLGNLFYKIKELHLIQNYIDEFASSIRKCPCKLVIVSNEVGMGIVPGNELTRQFRDQAGNLNKKIAQIADTVVLMVSGISVAIKGNYENVW, via the coding sequence ATGAATCAAATTATATTTGTAACAGGTGGTGCTCGCAGTGGAAAAAGCAGTTTCGCTCTTGATTGCGCCTCAAAATATAAAAACAGAGTATTTATCGCCACTGCCAAGGCAATTGATAAGGAGATGTCTGATAGAATCCAAGCACATAAGAATCAGCGAGGCTCAGATTATAAAACAATCGAAAAGCCTGTAAATTTGTCACAAGCAATATCTGATTTAGAGAATAATGTTGAAATAGCCGTAATAGATTGTCTGACTGTCTGGCTGGGAAATCTTTTTTACAAAATAAAAGAACTGCATCTTATCCAAAACTACATTGATGAATTTGCCTCAAGTATTCGTAAATGTCCATGTAAGCTTGTTATTGTCAGCAATGAAGTCGGCATGGGCATTGTGCCCGGAAATGAATTGACAAGACAATTTCGGGATCAGGCCGGAAATCTGAATAAGAAAATAGCTCAAATCGCTGACACAGTAGTTTTAATGGTCAGCGGAATATCTGTGGCAATAAAAGGAAATTATGAAAACGTTTGGTAA
- a CDS encoding FAD:protein FMN transferase — translation MNKQKITICILAALALLIILAGCGRDSVKTSTSSSRLHMDTVVRITASARSESEAERAIEAGFTKIKSIEKLMDRHNPSSALSKINSNSGSWVQSDRDIIEAIETSKQFSRQTGGAFDISIAPVIDLWAGAAEKGQKPSPEKLSMAKSLVDYRKIKTDRRKGRVKLAESGMKLDLGAIAKGYALDRAKEAMKKAGAAGGLINAGGDILCFGKNASAGGWKIGVRSPEANGQNDIECILEINSGAIATSGDYLRFYEIEGIKTSHIINASTGKGSLLFKSATVFADNAADADALATSLSLLGRDQGLKLIESIEGAECFAIASKGEERIKSSGWDKLILQRYSQEEH, via the coding sequence ATGAACAAACAAAAAATAACAATTTGCATTCTTGCTGCATTAGCTCTGCTGATTATCTTGGCCGGCTGCGGGCGTGACAGCGTAAAAACCAGCACAAGCAGCAGCAGACTGCACATGGATACTGTTGTGAGGATTACTGCCTCAGCACGTTCTGAAAGCGAAGCGGAAAGGGCAATTGAAGCAGGGTTTACGAAGATCAAAAGCATCGAAAAACTTATGGACAGGCACAATCCCTCCTCAGCGCTTTCCAAGATAAATTCAAACTCCGGAAGTTGGGTTCAGTCAGACAGAGATATTATAGAGGCGATCGAAACCTCCAAGCAATTCAGCCGCCAAACGGGCGGGGCATTCGATATTAGCATAGCTCCGGTAATTGATTTATGGGCCGGGGCAGCTGAAAAAGGGCAAAAGCCCTCGCCTGAAAAGCTCAGCATGGCAAAATCGCTCGTTGACTATCGGAAAATCAAAACAGACCGCAGAAAAGGGCGGGTAAAGCTTGCTGAAAGCGGGATGAAGCTCGATCTTGGTGCGATCGCCAAGGGCTATGCGTTAGACAGGGCCAAAGAGGCGATGAAAAAGGCCGGCGCAGCAGGCGGGCTGATAAACGCAGGCGGCGATATCCTCTGCTTCGGCAAAAACGCAAGTGCAGGCGGCTGGAAGATTGGCGTTCGAAGCCCCGAGGCAAACGGGCAGAATGATATTGAATGCATACTTGAGATAAACTCGGGGGCCATAGCAACCAGCGGGGATTATCTTCGCTTCTACGAAATCGAAGGAATCAAAACGAGCCACATAATTAATGCCTCTACGGGCAAAGGCAGCCTGCTTTTCAAGAGCGCAACGGTTTTTGCGGATAATGCAGCAGATGCAGACGCCCTTGCAACCTCGCTCTCTCTTTTAGGCAGAGATCAGGGGCTTAAGCTTATAGAATCCATTGAAGGTGCTGAGTGTTTTGCGATAGCCTCGAAAGGCGAAGAGCGGATAAAATCATCCGGCTGGGATAAGCTTATTCTTCAGCGGTATTCTCAGGAGGAACATTGA
- a CDS encoding cob(I)yrinic acid a,c-diamide adenosyltransferase: MEVQFEKIKSNSLEKGYIQVYTGNGKGKTTAAIGLAVRAAGAGLRVFFAQFIKGMLYSEIEALERFSELITVRQYGRGCFIDKNPGQEDIEAAHHGLEDIEMIIKFEEYDVIILDEANVAVQCNLITADELLELINEKPFGTELIITGRYARKEILAVADLITEMREVKHYYQNGIQARAGIEK, encoded by the coding sequence ATGGAAGTCCAATTTGAGAAAATAAAATCAAATTCACTTGAGAAAGGATATATTCAGGTTTACACCGGCAATGGAAAAGGTAAAACAACGGCAGCCATTGGCCTCGCTGTTCGTGCCGCAGGTGCCGGACTGAGAGTTTTTTTTGCCCAATTCATCAAAGGTATGCTTTACAGTGAAATTGAAGCACTGGAAAGATTTTCTGAACTCATTACCGTAAGGCAATATGGCAGAGGTTGTTTCATTGACAAAAATCCTGGGCAGGAAGACATAGAAGCTGCCCATCATGGGCTTGAAGATATCGAAATGATAATAAAATTTGAAGAGTATGATGTTATTATTCTCGACGAAGCAAATGTAGCTGTACAATGCAACCTTATTACTGCTGATGAACTTCTTGAGCTTATCAATGAAAAACCATTTGGTACGGAACTTATTATTACAGGTCGTTATGCAAGGAAAGAAATCCTTGCAGTTGCCGACCTTATAACTGAAATGAGAGAGGTCAAACACTACTATCAAAATGGAATACAGGCAAGAGCGGGAATTGAAAAATAA
- a CDS encoding integrase core domain-containing protein, with protein MKTKPYTMLLMMLAGWINRQQQEAINFLMEENKILKHELLKATGKKRIILSNKQRRRLAILAKRVGRKMLFEISCVFSPNTLLKWFRKLAGKKYDGSKNRKKFGRPRISDELKQLIIKMAKDHKHLGCRQLHGYLKYLGYKVSPATISRVLREHGIEPAPDRPIKTTWNEFIRAEWGSLIAIDFFNIEVLTLGGIIRYMVLFAIDYKTRRVEILGITPQAYGDWMKQIAKNLTDPFNGFSKGKSFIIMDRDPLFTQEFRDILDNSGVKPIRTTVASPNLNPMAERWVRSIKSECLNKMIIMGEKHLRYCIDQYLIHYHTSRPHTGLGHNMIDPQPQGKGKIVRHERLGGLLKSWRRAA; from the coding sequence ATGAAAACCAAGCCTTACACGATGCTGTTGATGATGCTTGCAGGCTGGATCAATCGACAGCAGCAGGAGGCGATAAATTTTCTCATGGAAGAGAACAAAATCTTAAAGCACGAGCTTTTAAAAGCTACGGGCAAAAAGCGAATCATCTTAAGTAATAAACAAAGACGGAGATTGGCTATTCTTGCCAAGCGAGTTGGAAGGAAGATGCTGTTTGAAATTTCTTGTGTATTTTCGCCAAATACGCTGCTCAAATGGTTTAGAAAACTGGCAGGGAAAAAGTATGATGGCAGCAAGAATCGTAAGAAGTTCGGAAGGCCTCGAATATCTGATGAACTTAAACAGCTTATTATAAAAATGGCCAAAGACCACAAACATCTTGGCTGCAGACAGCTTCATGGCTATCTTAAGTACCTTGGCTACAAAGTTTCACCGGCTACTATTAGCAGAGTATTAAGGGAGCACGGCATCGAGCCTGCTCCAGACAGACCTATTAAAACAACATGGAACGAATTTATCCGTGCTGAATGGGGCTCACTTATAGCAATCGATTTCTTCAATATTGAGGTGTTAACCTTAGGGGGCATAATTCGCTATATGGTTCTGTTTGCGATTGACTATAAAACAAGAAGAGTTGAAATTCTTGGTATCACTCCTCAGGCATACGGTGACTGGATGAAGCAGATAGCAAAGAATCTGACAGATCCTTTCAATGGATTCAGTAAGGGCAAGAGTTTTATTATCATGGATCGAGATCCATTATTCACCCAGGAATTTCGTGACATCCTTGATAACTCCGGTGTGAAGCCCATAAGGACAACCGTTGCTTCACCGAATTTGAATCCCATGGCTGAGAGATGGGTTCGCAGCATAAAATCCGAATGTCTCAATAAGATGATTATCATGGGTGAGAAGCATCTGAGGTATTGTATCGATCAGTATTTAATCCATTACCATACGAGCCGTCCGCACACCGGGCTCGGTCATAATATGATTGATCCGCAGCCTCAAGGCAAAGGCAAGATAGTACGCCATGAGAGACTCGGCGGATTACTGAAATCATGGAGGAGAGCGGCGTAA
- a CDS encoding helix-turn-helix domain-containing protein, giving the protein MEDYGDVKLEALGQNGTLNAHPENVADDLFSGSEFFDPRDMLQVKYEMLRRVRQDGESVSKVAKKFGFSRVSYYQIQHAYDQHGLAGLMPHQRGPRHAHKLTEDVMAFISACKNKKATLQATDLATRIKQHFGLSVHPRSIERALQRQLKKGL; this is encoded by the coding sequence ATGGAAGATTATGGCGATGTAAAACTGGAAGCACTTGGTCAAAACGGCACATTAAATGCGCATCCGGAAAACGTTGCGGACGATCTATTTTCAGGCAGCGAGTTTTTCGACCCAAGGGATATGCTGCAGGTCAAGTACGAAATGCTTCGACGGGTGCGGCAGGATGGAGAATCAGTTTCGAAGGTGGCAAAAAAGTTTGGTTTTTCTCGTGTTTCATACTACCAGATACAGCATGCTTACGACCAGCACGGATTAGCCGGTCTAATGCCGCATCAGCGAGGTCCCAGGCATGCCCACAAATTAACCGAAGATGTAATGGCATTTATCTCAGCCTGCAAAAACAAAAAAGCGACTCTTCAGGCAACGGATCTAGCAACTCGTATAAAACAACATTTCGGATTAAGCGTACATCCCCGCAGTATCGAACGTGCACTGCAGCGTCAATTAAAAAAAGGGCTGTAA
- a CDS encoding cobyric acid synthase: MKTFGKKAKCISILGTGSDVGKSIVATTLCRILSDRGLKVAPFKAQNMSNNSFVTKSGHEIGRAQIVQAQAARVEATADMNPVLLKPCTDTGAQIVLHGKPFGNCLASDYFADTNFLFGKALESLNRLKSKYEVVVMEGAGSCAEINLREKDFVNFKIAHAAEASVILVADIDRGGVFAQIIGTLNIIPEKDRRAVKGIIINRFRGDASLFDDGIQYIEEKTNLPVLGLVPFFYHIEIDSEDGMPIETIIDPKTGPVGNKINIACIRLPHISNFTDFNPLIREDTVNFHYLTKPRNLIGYDLLILPGSKNVRSDMQWLIDTGWVDAVIQYKETNGLILGICGGYQLLGLVIDDLEGIEGQPGQTKGLGLLDVETKLHPQKITTRTTGYWMGFENINIVGYEIHMGLTKPVGRGKPVMMLRSRNEIDVNITDGWQTDNEKVQGVYLHGLFDEPVFRKAYLSLLKPEIFNFYDEPSSVSLPEFREEQYDLLAKHFQKYADIKKILKS; the protein is encoded by the coding sequence ATGAAAACGTTTGGTAAAAAGGCAAAATGCATTTCCATATTAGGAACAGGTTCTGATGTCGGTAAAAGTATAGTTGCTACGACACTGTGTCGTATTTTGAGTGATCGGGGATTAAAGGTTGCTCCATTCAAAGCTCAGAACATGTCAAATAACTCTTTTGTTACAAAGAGCGGACATGAGATAGGTCGAGCACAAATCGTCCAGGCACAAGCAGCAAGGGTTGAAGCCACCGCCGATATGAATCCGGTACTGCTTAAACCATGTACTGATACCGGAGCACAAATTGTTCTTCATGGGAAACCATTCGGTAACTGCCTGGCCTCAGATTATTTTGCTGATACTAATTTTCTTTTTGGTAAAGCCCTTGAAAGTTTAAATAGGTTAAAAAGTAAATACGAAGTGGTGGTTATGGAAGGAGCAGGCTCATGTGCTGAAATAAACTTGAGGGAAAAGGATTTTGTTAATTTCAAAATTGCTCATGCAGCAGAGGCCTCGGTAATTCTTGTTGCTGATATTGACAGAGGTGGTGTTTTTGCACAAATAATTGGCACATTGAACATCATACCTGAAAAAGATCGTCGAGCAGTCAAAGGAATCATTATCAATCGTTTTCGAGGTGATGCGAGCTTATTTGATGATGGAATACAGTATATCGAAGAAAAAACAAATCTTCCAGTTCTTGGTCTTGTTCCTTTTTTCTATCATATTGAAATTGACTCGGAAGATGGAATGCCTATCGAAACAATCATTGATCCGAAAACTGGTCCCGTGGGAAATAAAATCAATATCGCCTGTATCCGGCTGCCGCATATATCAAATTTTACAGATTTTAATCCACTAATTCGTGAAGATACCGTCAATTTTCATTACCTTACAAAGCCTCGAAATCTGATTGGCTATGACTTGCTTATTTTGCCAGGCAGCAAAAATGTCAGAAGCGATATGCAATGGCTGATAGATACTGGATGGGTTGATGCTGTTATACAATACAAAGAAACCAATGGCCTAATTCTTGGAATTTGTGGCGGTTACCAACTGCTTGGATTAGTTATAGATGACCTAGAAGGAATTGAAGGTCAGCCGGGACAAACCAAGGGCCTTGGACTACTTGATGTTGAAACGAAATTGCATCCCCAAAAAATTACGACCAGAACTACTGGTTACTGGATGGGTTTTGAGAATATAAATATCGTAGGATATGAAATCCACATGGGGCTAACTAAACCGGTTGGAAGAGGTAAACCGGTAATGATGCTGAGAAGCAGAAATGAAATTGATGTTAATATTACCGATGGATGGCAAACAGACAATGAAAAAGTTCAAGGTGTTTATCTACACGGACTTTTCGATGAACCGGTTTTCAGAAAAGCTTATCTGTCTTTACTGAAACCAGAAATTTTCAATTTTTATGATGAACCATCAAGTGTTTCCTTGCCTGAATTTCGAGAAGAACAATATGACCTGCTGGCGAAACATTTTCAAAAGTATGCAGACATTAAAAAAATACTTAAAAGTTGA